The Amycolatopsis sp. QT-25 genomic sequence TGCGCATGTGCCGATCGGGCCATGATGACGCTCGACCCGGCGTTTCGGGCCGCTGAGTGATCTCGCCGCACGCACCGATGAGGGGAGGGGAGTCAGGCAGGTGTCCGATCACCAGCACAATCTTGGCGTCATCTGGGGACAGGTCGTGCGTGAACTGTCGGATGGCACCCTCTCCCCGCAGCAGGGCGCCTGGATGCGGGTGACCCGGCCGATCGGCCTGCTCGACGGCACCGCACTGCTCGCCGCCCCCAGCGATTTCGCCAAAGAGGCCATCGAACGCGCCCTTCGCGGAGCGATCACCGAAGCTCTCTCGCGTCGGCTCGGTCGCGCGGTCTCCCTCGCGGTCAAGGTGGACAGCACCGAGCCCTCGATGCCTCCACCGCCGCCCTCGCCTGGCCCCCGCTATGAAGCGACGTCACCCGACCGGGTGGAAAACGGTGCCGGACCGGTGCCGGGTCCACCTCCGCTGCCCGTCAGTGACGGCATGCTGTCTCCGACCAGGCCCCGGCCCGAACCGCCGAAACCGAGGCCGCCGAGGCAGCCGCGCCAGCAGCCGGTGGACAACAGCCTGAACGACGGCGACGACAGCGATGAAGAAGTCGACGAAGAGGGCGAGGCCCTCGCCGCCGTGACCGAGATCTGGCCGACGTTCTCCGGCCAGCCGATCGCGGGCCAGCCCTACACCGCGCCGGCGCAGCCGCAGACGTCGAAGACGAAGCTCAACGAGAAGTACACGTTCGACACGTTCGTCATCGGAGCGTCGAACCGCTTCGCGCACGCGGCCGCGGTCGCGGTCGCCGAAGCACCGGCACGCGCGTACAACCCGCTGTTCATCTGGGGAGAGTCCGGACTCGGGAAGACCCACCTGCTGCACGCCGTCGGGCACTACGCGCAGCGGCTGTTCCCCGGCATGCGCGTGCGGTACGTGTCGACCGAAGAGTTCACCAACGACTTCATCAACTCGCTGCGTGACGACCGCAAGGTCGCGTTCCAGCGCCGCTACCGCGACGTGGACATCCTGCTCGTCGACGACATCCAGTTCCTGGAAGGCAAAGAAGGTACGCAGGAGGAGTTCTTCCACACCTTCAACACCCTCCACAACACGAACAAGCAGATCGTCGTCTCCTCCGACCGCCCGCCGAAGCGCCTCGAAACGCTGGAAGACCGGCTGCGCACGCGGTTCGAGTGGGGCCTCATCACCGACATCCAGCCGCCCGAGCTCGAGACCCGGATCGCGATCCTTCGCAAGAAGGCCGCGCAGGACCGGCTCGCGGTCCCCAACGAGGTCCTGGAGTTCATCGCGTCGCGCGTCGAAGCGAACATCCGTGAACTCGAAGGCGCGCTCATCCGCGTCACCGCCTTCGCGTCGCTGAACCAGCAGCCTGTCGACGTCGCGCTCGCCGAGATCGTGCTCCGCGACCTCATCCCGGATTCGCACGCTCCGGAGATCACCGCGCCCACCATCATGGGCGTCACGTCCGAGTTCTTCGACGTGACCCTCGACGACCTCTGCGGTCCCGGCAAGACGAAGGCCCTCGCGACCGCACGCCAGATCGCGATGTACCTCTGCCGCGAACTGACCGACATGTCCCTGCCGAAGATCGGGCAGACCTTCGGCGGCCGCGACCACACGACCGTCATGCACGCGGACAAGAAGATCCGCAAGGAAATGGCCGAACGACGGCGCATCTACGACCAGGTCCAGGAACTGACGTCGAGGATCAAGCAACGCGCCAGGCAGTAGTTTTTTATCTTGCGCTGACTGTGTTCTCTGTCGAGCGCTGACGTAAACGTGCCGAAGGGGCGTCGTTCCGCTTCCACCTGAAGGTGGGCGGGAAGGCGCCCCTTCAGCACGTTTACGTGGACCTTCGGCCCGAGAGAGAGCGCTCGACGGGTGAAGTCTCCGTCTGGCGCGGGGCGCCCTTGGGGAGACCCGGGAGTCACTAGGCCGGCGTCACCGATGTCTTGTCTGCTCGATTCTTTGGTGCGCAACGGTTTTCGGGCCTTTCGCGCGGTCGGGACGGGGGCCGTTCCGTGTCCAAAGTGGTCTGGAGGGGGTGTAGGGACGCGAAGGGCGGGTACTTGAGGAGAAGAGGCGAAGGACGCGAAAGAAGCGAAGCGGGTGTACGCGAGCTTCGCGATTTCCCTTGTGTACAACAGGAATCCACAGGCTGTGGGTATCTTGTGCACAACTCCGCCGGACGTCGGACCAGCGGTGATCGAATTTCCGTCCACATCGCACTCACAGGAAATCCACAGCATTTCCACACCGTGATCCACAAGCTGTCCCCAGGTTGCCCACATCTTGTGCACAAGGGTGAACGGTGCTGCTCGGATCACTCTGCCGAGCGATTCCGGTCACGAACCACGTCCACAAGCCTGGGTACAAACCGGCCCACAACTGTGGATGACTGTGGGGACAACTGTGGATGACTGTGGACAGTTCGTGCGCCGCTCGAAACCATCCACCGACGGCCCGAGCTGTCCACAGTCCGTACACACCCGGCGTCCACAGCCTCAGAGGCATCCGGACCTGCGCGAACGAGGCTTGTCCACACAATCCACAACCCCTATTACTACTGCTGTCTTTTCTTCTTCTCTAGAAGAGAACAAAACAAAAACAGGCGAAGGACGAATCTGGGGACAGCCGTCGAGTCATGTCGTCTTGTCGACAAAAGCAAGGGGAGGCCGAGGTGACGCGGACCCCGGGGACGGCCTAACGTGGGTCACTGCACCTGGTCTGCGTGTCGACGTGCGTTCGCGTCCTCGCTCGGACCGAACACACCTGCGAGGCACCTGGCCATCGCGCTCTCCGGCCGAGGTGACCCGTTGAGCTTTCGAGCCGTCAGGGGCTCGGCTGTCGAAAGGAAGCGCGCATGAAGATCCGCGTCGAGCGTGACGGGCTGGCCGACGCCGTCGCGTGGGTGGCGAGAAGCCTCCCGTCGCGGCCTCCGGTCCCGGTGCTGGGCGGTGTCCTGCTCGATGCGGGATCCGACGGGACGAGTGACGCACTCACCGTCTCCGGATTCGACTACGAGGTCTCCGCCACGGTCGGCGTCCCGGCCACCATCGCCGACGGCGGCCGCCTGCTGGTCTCCGGCCGTCTGCTGGCCGACATCACCAAGTCGCTGCCCGCGCAGCCGGTCGAGATCTCCGTCGACGGCGCCCGCGCGACCATCACCTGCGGCTCCGCGCGCTTCTCCCTGCCGACCATGCCGGTCGAGGACTACCCGCAGCTCCCGTCCCAGCCCGCCTTCGCCGGCGAACTCACCGGCGACGCCTTCGGCCAGGCCGTCACCCAGGTCGTCGTCGCGGCGGGCAAGGACGACACCCTCCCGATGCTGACCGGGATGCGGCTGGAGATCTCGGGCTCCTCGCTGACCCTGGTCGCCACCGACCGCTTCCGTCTCGCGATGCGCGAGTTCACCTGGGAACCCGCCGAGGGCCTGTCCGACGCCGCCGTGCTCGTCCCGGCGCGCACGCT encodes the following:
- the dnaA gene encoding chromosomal replication initiator protein DnaA: MSDHQHNLGVIWGQVVRELSDGTLSPQQGAWMRVTRPIGLLDGTALLAAPSDFAKEAIERALRGAITEALSRRLGRAVSLAVKVDSTEPSMPPPPPSPGPRYEATSPDRVENGAGPVPGPPPLPVSDGMLSPTRPRPEPPKPRPPRQPRQQPVDNSLNDGDDSDEEVDEEGEALAAVTEIWPTFSGQPIAGQPYTAPAQPQTSKTKLNEKYTFDTFVIGASNRFAHAAAVAVAEAPARAYNPLFIWGESGLGKTHLLHAVGHYAQRLFPGMRVRYVSTEEFTNDFINSLRDDRKVAFQRRYRDVDILLVDDIQFLEGKEGTQEEFFHTFNTLHNTNKQIVVSSDRPPKRLETLEDRLRTRFEWGLITDIQPPELETRIAILRKKAAQDRLAVPNEVLEFIASRVEANIRELEGALIRVTAFASLNQQPVDVALAEIVLRDLIPDSHAPEITAPTIMGVTSEFFDVTLDDLCGPGKTKALATARQIAMYLCRELTDMSLPKIGQTFGGRDHTTVMHADKKIRKEMAERRRIYDQVQELTSRIKQRARQ
- the dnaN gene encoding DNA polymerase III subunit beta, which gives rise to MKIRVERDGLADAVAWVARSLPSRPPVPVLGGVLLDAGSDGTSDALTVSGFDYEVSATVGVPATIADGGRLLVSGRLLADITKSLPAQPVEISVDGARATITCGSARFSLPTMPVEDYPQLPSQPAFAGELTGDAFGQAVTQVVVAAGKDDTLPMLTGMRLEISGSSLTLVATDRFRLAMREFTWEPAEGLSDAAVLVPARTLAEAAKTLGASGAKIRLALASGEGLLGLSGSGRYTTTRLLDAEFPPYRQLLPAQHSSRAVIEVSALAESIKRVSLVAERGTQVRLEFNDGSLRLSAGGDDEGSAEEELQVDYEGEPVTIAFNPGYLVDGLGALNANRAELTFTTPNRPALIKPADEEGNVVPGYLYLLMPVRLPG